In the genome of Columba livia isolate bColLiv1 breed racing homer chromosome 1, bColLiv1.pat.W.v2, whole genome shotgun sequence, the window CAGTATTCACATCACACAATATGTCAAATGAAAGAATTTTCTGACAAGCCTTCAACAAAAGGCAAAGAACTACCACATCATTTGACAGGAAATATTAATGTTCTACATGTATTTTCAGTTATTGGAAGGAGTGGAACATTTTGGTACCAGCTACccactggaatattttttttcttgtttctgaaatattacacacacaagcacacaccCACATTTACACTTTCCAAACAGCTTCTATGCCCATCCAAAAGTAATTTCAAGAAAACAGTTTCAAAAGTACCTATATCGTTCCTCTTGTAACATCTGAGAAATAAAGCCATAGTCtcttttaaactgtgttttcaaaTTCTCAATATCATCAGCCAGTTGGGACTGTGTCTCCTTGATTTCCCTTAGTTCCTCCAAAATCATGGAAAGCTTTCCTTGGCTGTCCAGGGTACCTGCCACAGCAGGACCAAAGGAAGCATTCCCATTACTGTCTGCTGACCCAGAGGTCCCGCTTGAGCATTCATCATCACTAACATATTTTGGTTTAGCAACAATGGTGGCACTGCCTCCATATGTTCTAGAACTCGTTTCTGGCCGAAATTCATCCAAGGTATTTTTGAGATGAGCAATGTTGTCTGCACTACCAAATTTGTTTCGGATCAGGTTTGCAAACTCTCTAGACTTGCTGAAAACAAAGACGGGTGGTGTCAAAGATACACCGGGCACACCCGACTTGCTGCTCTCTGTTGCATGCCCAGAGATACGGGACTTTCCGTGCTGAATATCCTTCAAGTTATCTTTGGAGGCATCCTTAGCAGTTTTGGAAGATCCATTCTGTTCAATATCCTTGAGCTTTTTGTGATACTGTTCCAATTTCTTCTGCAGCTGCGCAATGGAGTGGGCAGATTTCTGGTTCTTTTTCTCAAATACTTGTTTAATGCGCCCAGCCTGTTGCTTGTCTGCACTGTTTACCAGTTTCAAATACTCAGCCACGTTTCCATCTCTAGCTGTTTGTTCAACTTTGATTTGTTCTGTAACCTTGAGGATTTTCTGTTTCAGGCTATCTGCACTGAGTTTGACTTTGTGAAACTCTAGGACCCCATCTGGTACATCAAAGTTCAGGTTGGTGTCAGAGCCCCCACGGCGAATGTTAAGCGGCAAACTCAAGGTATTCATGTCATGTCTTTCCacctgggagaaaaaaagagataaaaagaatTTGAATTTTACTTATTAAAATCCAACCTTCCGTCTCCTTTTCCACATGTAATTATGACAAGTACACAATATAAAGCATCTTATAGTAGCAAAATAGAACTAACTTTTCTTTGAAATTGAGAAGCATTTTTCTCAACTTCCCTAGGTTGATAAGCAGCCCAAGGAACTGCCTGTCTCTAttagaaaagcagcaagatGAATTAGAGTGAAAATTATTCAAGTATATagtttttcagaataatttacAGTAGttcacaaaaccagaacaacacCTGGTTAGGAAAGGTTCCTAAATATATTGTTTATTATTAAGATTTTTAAAGAGTTCATAACTGATCCATCTTTCTCTTAGAAATGGTCAAACACTGATAGAGATGTGAACAGATTTTCCCCTCTACAGCAGTGTTACACAATTCAGTGTATTTTACCAGGTTAAATTCCGTTTTTGATACATGCTCCTCCCATTCAAATTCATCACACAATTCAAAGTGTTTGCACAACTAGCTGAACATTCTTGGAAATTTACTGCACGTTTCAGCAGGAAGCGGCTGCTAGTTTTTAGGGCAGAGAGCATAGAGAAAGAATTGGCCCAGATTTGACTTTCCATGCTTCATGAAGATGCTCAACAGCTTTACCTGCTATGGCTAAGTCTGTTTTAATAGAAATTCACTGAGTGTGACTTACAGTCAGAAACTCgggaaagaaaaccacattCGCTCAAGTATAGGCTCTGTACACCTTAACAATGCTCTCAGGAAgtgtaacaaaaacaaacaggcaaCTTGGtcacaacacaaacaaaacagattatTCATCTTCcgcaacagaaagaaaagatagtCTGATACAAACATAAAAAGTATTTCCTCATATAAAGTCAAAGCCATGGAGGAGGCATGAGACAAGAATGATCTAATCAAAATAGCTTCATCCCTATTATCATCTTGTATTGGCCTCTGTGACAAAGAAAGTACATTTCATTAAAGGTGCCACAACATCATATCTGCAGAGACTGCTTAACAAATGCTCTAGCCATAATGGGTTTTCAGAGCTTTAGCTTCAGAGGGAATAATACAATTATCAGGCAAGACCATTGCAGAGACAAGGCAGAAGCTGtattaaataatcttttaaagATGCATTTGTGAAATGCTTTGACTACTCATTGCTTCAAAATGCCTGAGACACTACGTTAATAGTTTGATTTCCGACTACAGTATTTATTACTGTCTGTGATACTGAAGAACTTGCAGCGAGACCTATGCACACATACATGCCCAGTTGTCAGTCTTTTTCTTGATTAAAAGACCAAAACCATCATTAAGCATTGCTATAAGGTTTGTTTCCCTATTCTTTTACAGTTTTGGTGGCCCTCCTGGAAAGTCTTTCCAGCGTTCCTGTATTGCCCTCAAAATCCAGGCTCAGGAACCAGCCATGGTGTCCTACTGTTAGTGACAGGCATCATGCACAGTTGGATCAGGAGAACTATTCTCACCTGGTGTCTATCACGATGGGTTACAAACACAGAGGGGATAATACAGCCATAAAATTGGATCTGCACCTGACCATTTCAGAGACAAGATCATCTCCACACTGACCTTATATTCTTAAATTACTGAGGATtacagtactttttattttcctttttctttttctattgtaCTGACACTTGAAAAATGCAAACTGAAGACTTCTGGTTGACAAGATTTTCCGAAGAATAGCGGTTAATGGTGACCTTTAAGACTCAGAGTCTGTTCCAAGGATTAAACCAGTGCTGTGGCCTAATAGCTCTGCACTGTAccagtttgtgaaaaataccTGGTACTGAGCCATATGCTTAATTATTAAAAAGAGGTACAAGTAATTTTTATCAATATATCTAGTATCATCAGTCATACGTGCTTCACAGAAAATTGACTTTATTGACAAGATCTCATTTTAGCATTTGCACAGATATGACACACACAGATGGCATTCTATATTCGGGGTGATACCTAAtttaaagaataacaaaaatcaCAAACTCACTCAAAtttttattgacttttttttttttttaactggacaAGTCTTAGAAATAtaactaataattaaaaaaaaagcttttaaagatcACTTTTTAAAGTGGTAACACTCATAgctaaaatatgcatttaataTAAGCAAAAACAGCTTGACCTAGGATACTTGTATATTTTCAAAGGCTCatacagcaaagaaaagcaattgagGCAAAGAGCTGAAAAGCTTACGCACTATGTCTGCACTCCATATTCCAAATACTTCTTTAAATGGATTTACTGGGTCTGGATAAACTCAGTAAAGATAAAAAGCTCAGTACAAAACAATAGTTTCCTGAAACAACCTAAGACATTTTTGAATAAGCTTTGGCACAAAATTATACTGTAATAAATCACTGAATTGCATATATACACAAGACAGATCCACCACTGATGTCACTCAGGACAAGCTGTACATAATTCCAAGAATGGGTGGGTCTATCTCTAACCTTTACACAGCATTAAGTGTTTACTTCCTTAGTACAAAATAGtctaaaaatatattgtaataATTGGATATATGCCCAAACCAGATCCCTTCTCTCTTATGTCCTTTCCCTTACTAGAGTCTCTAGCGGTCAGCAAGGCCTATCATCACCATGTAtcccctgctttcctggaactTCAAGGTCACAGCATCAGCAGAGATCAAAAGAATAATAGTGTCGAGGGAATACATCTGCTGAAAGTTGCATTGCTTTTGGAGTTGAGGAAATCAATTAGCATGTGGCAAATCTACTTCTGAAATGAGTAAAACTAACCATAGGGTCAGTTTAAATTCAGTAAAGTTTAGGAAAGAACTGTCTAAATTCCCAAAACACTACTAGGAGTAGTTATTTAGTTTACTGGATTCAGAGCTCACCAAGGGTACAGAGTACTCATATCCAAGACATTTCTCTGCTTGATTGTATTTGGCCAAAATGGTAGTTGTCCTCTTGCCATCATGACACAAAGTTGGGCCAAGCAACAGAGGCTCTTAAATCTTCTCTTGACGTCATATACTTTTTTGTTGGTGGagcagggttttttgtttgtgtttgcttttgttgtttttttttggtggtggtggtttttttttggttggtcgGTCAGGTTTGTGTGGGTTTGCAGGGGAGAGGGTTTGTTTTTAGGgactgttgttgttttgttttaaatcagaagCAAGCAGACACTGGAGGACCCACGTGTCTACACAAGTGGCCTATCACTCTCCTGTGACGTGGGCTGGAATCCTCCCACACACAGGAGGCTGAGTGCACACCTCCCTCCAAGTCCAGAAGTGCTCTTCCAGCTGTGCTATGGGAGGAAATGATGAATGCCACCCATGCCTTCTGTGACTCTCTGGTCACCAGCACCTGACAAGGGCACCAAGCTGTTAATAATAAAGAAGTTGTTGAGagattgatttgtttttctaagaTTTTCATTATGgttgccaaaacaaaacaaacacacagtaGTGGCCCCAATAGCCAAAACAATTTACCTGAGACCAGCCATATTTTTGGAAGTGAAGAGCaactaaagaaaacagaatgaaatcATTATTCATCTCTCCTATCATGATAGCAATTAATAGGAAGCTGGGGATTAGCAATAGATGAGATGATGAGCAAGAGATGAAGTTGAAACAATCCCAAGACAAGTGGTAACGCAAGGAATGCAATGCACCAGCCCAGAGTCTGAGGAAATACCAGAGACATGTCCAGGATCTGGCTtctaagaaaaacagcaaaaaaacaattTGCACATGATTACTGGGATAGCCATAGCTGATGTTAGCTTGAAAGAAATCTGGGACTTGGAGAAACCACTGCATTTTATGGAGCATTTCACATATATACTTTGCTATGTTCCAGTTGAGAACTAATTGTAATGTTTGTACTGATTACAGactagcttttaaaaacagtgaTTTAAGAGTGCAGCAATTCAGGCTTCTTGCCTGCATCAGAGCCAGATACTACGGATGACCAGATAGGTAAATCTCAGAGATAAAGCAACTTTATTCTGCCCCAACTCCCCTTTTTTCCAAGGAGCCAAGCAGATCCTTGGTTGCATGGTCAGGCTGTTCATGCAGACCATTCCAAGCCAAAGTCCAGATTTTCAAAAGGGATGGCAGAACAACTGCTCGGTGCAATGACCACAGTCACACTGGTAGGAACCTTTCACTAGGCATGAACTGGCAGGTATACTTGCCATTTTAAATGGTAAAGGGAGGACTGGGTGAAAGGCAACCTGTCATTTATAAAGAAGCACATATTTATAAAGAgtcacaaagatgattaagggagtggagcatctcccttatgcggaaaggctgagggagctgggtctctttagcttggaggagactgaggggtgaccttattaatgtttataaatatataaagggtgagtgtcacaaggatggagccaggctcttctcggtgacaaccaatggtaggacaagcgGCAACGGGTGCAAAccggaacacaggaggttccaattaaatatgagaagaaatttcttctcagtgagggtgacagaacactggaacaggctgtccaggggggttgtggaatctcctttggagacgttcaaaaccagcctggattcattcctgtgtaacctcatctaggtgttcctgctccagcagggagattggactagatgatctctcaaggtcccttccaatccctaacttTCTGTGATAAATCgcttttttatttacaaaaaattTATGGCCAGAGCTTCCGAGGGGGGCAAGGATGCTCTCCCAGAGCTATGGCTGGGTGTGTGACAGTCCCATTTCTCCTGCAGACAAGCACTGGTTTGCCAGCAGCAATCAACTACCTTGACCTCTGATAAATCTAGACCCTGTGGCTACAGCGAAACCTCACAAAACATAGGGCATCCTAAAGGCTCAGAAGTCCGAAGCGTTGAACTGTTGAATAGGCAAGAACATCATGCTTAACAGCCTATGTAGATTGGCCATTACATCCTCTGGTTGCCAAATGCAAAGCAGAcataaaaaaagttatttcttctcCAAAGTTCTTGGGTGAGAACCATTTGGGAAAAAGATACCCGTAGTGAATAGAGCAAAGGGAGCATGCAGCCCACCCTCGAGCACACATCTCATGGCTGCTCAGATGAATCACCTCCTCCATTCCACTGAGTGTGTCAATAGCTCTCCACTGGCAAGTGAGAGACCTCAGCCACCTATGTTTAGGTATCAAACTGAATTCTGCTATTTCATCAATCTCTTTTATAGTCTTTTAAGAAGTGGCTgaaagaagcacagagaaaaagcatttgcaaGAGAGAGTCATTGCATATACGCTTCAGGCTCCAGAAAGCACACATCTTTGGGTTGCCTCACTAACAGAAGCAAATCATGAAGACACAAAGTGATCTGCTTGTTCAAATAAGCCCAGTTTAAAGgcaggtgtttgtttttgtttttcttttcccaaacaGCATCATTACCATCACCAGTCATAGCTGTGCAAGCTAAACAAAAGCTTATGATGACAATTTAAGTCTATCTTGCAAGACTTTTAGAGGGGTATCCGATTAGCACTTAGAAGAATCCCATAAGAAACATACAAGATAGAATTAAGGCAACTCTAAAGCTTTTAGGGTTTAGCaatagcaacaaaaataatcaggagtaattatcttttttttcaagaagcATACATATACCAGCAGCACGGGGGTTCCAATGGGTAAAGAAGCATGCAGAGGAGGTTATGTTACTTTTTCAGGATATTCCAAAGCAGACACTGTTTAGGGAGAGAGTTTTAACATCTCTTTCATATTGACTGCTCCTTCTAAAACCCACAGGAGAAGAATCCTTAATGGAAATGTTTAAAACCATGCTTAATCatcataaaatgttttaaattatataaaatcagCCCCCAAAACTCCTGTACAGTATGTTGCAGCAAAACACCTTCTGCTCATGTTTTTTAAAGCTACTT includes:
- the TMCC3 gene encoding transmembrane and coiled-coil domain protein 3 isoform X2; this translates as MNTLSLPLNIRRGGSDTNLNFDVPDGVLEFHKVKLSADSLKQKILKVTEQIKVEQTARDGNVAEYLKLVNSADKQQAGRIKQVFEKKNQKSAHSIAQLQKKLEQYHKKLKDIEQNGSSKTAKDASKDNLKDIQHGKSRISGHATESSKSGVPGVSLTPPVFVFSKSREFANLIRNKFGSADNIAHLKNTLDEFRPETSSRTYGGSATIVAKPKYVSDDECSSGTSGSADSNGNASFGPAVAGTLDSQGKLSMILEELREIKETQSQLADDIENLKTQFKRDYGFISQMLQEERYRYERLEDQLNDLTDLHQHETANLKQELASIEEKVAYQAYERSRDVQEALESCQTRVSKLELHQQEQQAQQSETVNAKVLLGKCINVILAFMTVILVCVSTIAKFIAPMMKSRFHIICTFFAVTLLAIFCKNWDHIICAIERMIIPR
- the TMCC3 gene encoding transmembrane and coiled-coil domain protein 3 isoform X1; the encoded protein is MLRKVERHDMNTLSLPLNIRRGGSDTNLNFDVPDGVLEFHKVKLSADSLKQKILKVTEQIKVEQTARDGNVAEYLKLVNSADKQQAGRIKQVFEKKNQKSAHSIAQLQKKLEQYHKKLKDIEQNGSSKTAKDASKDNLKDIQHGKSRISGHATESSKSGVPGVSLTPPVFVFSKSREFANLIRNKFGSADNIAHLKNTLDEFRPETSSRTYGGSATIVAKPKYVSDDECSSGTSGSADSNGNASFGPAVAGTLDSQGKLSMILEELREIKETQSQLADDIENLKTQFKRDYGFISQMLQEERYRYERLEDQLNDLTDLHQHETANLKQELASIEEKVAYQAYERSRDVQEALESCQTRVSKLELHQQEQQAQQSETVNAKVLLGKCINVILAFMTVILVCVSTIAKFIAPMMKSRFHIICTFFAVTLLAIFCKNWDHIICAIERMIIPR
- the TMCC3 gene encoding transmembrane and coiled-coil domain protein 3 isoform X3, with protein sequence MPGSDTALAVDRTYSDPERHRRRKTRVERHDMNTLSLPLNIRRGGSDTNLNFDVPDGVLEFHKVKLSADSLKQKILKVTEQIKVEQTARDGNVAEYLKLVNSADKQQAGRIKQVFEKKNQKSAHSIAQLQKKLEQYHKKLKDIEQNGSSKTAKDASKDNLKDIQHGKSRISGHATESSKSGVPGVSLTPPVFVFSKSREFANLIRNKFGSADNIAHLKNTLDEFRPETSSRTYGGSATIVAKPKYVSDDECSSGTSGSADSNGNASFGPAVAGTLDSQGKLSMILEELREIKETQSQLADDIENLKTQFKRDYGFISQMLQEERYRYERLEDQLNDLTDLHQHETANLKQELASIEEKVAYQAYERSRDVQEALESCQTRVSKLELHQQEQQAQQSETVNAKVLLGKCINVILAFMTVILVCVSTIAKFIAPMMKSRFHIICTFFAVTLLAIFCKNWDHIICAIERMIIPR